One window from the genome of Natronomonas pharaonis DSM 2160 encodes:
- a CDS encoding MFS transporter has protein sequence MAASRLRRLWMDPQRRRWIAFLALAGTYALVSVYRLSTAVLADELTRAFSVTGTQLGNLHASFFYVYAAMQLPTGVLADRLGARRTVTAGALVMSLGGLAFAGAESYAVAFVGRALIGLGGSVLFIAILRFCANWFRPSEFARMSGITIAVSGFGGILATTPLAVAVAAAGWRRTLAGLSVLGIGLAVAAYIVARDSPVDAGLEPMSGVDTPGASSLRDVLANARTVLGEVETWLCGAVLFAGTGINITVVGLWGIPYLVQTYGFSVTTASTYTLLGSAGLLVGPPVVGTVSDRLSRRRDTEAGTGGRTRLIVVGMALYAAAFALLAVTGAPPTAVVAVVFFASGGLAGAYALTYAVVKERHDASASGVSTGTINMMAFSGAAVLPTAMGYALDAYWTGETIGGARVYTEFGYQVAFGLTALVAFGAFLSAVWLHYRVSR, from the coding sequence GTGGCAGCCAGTCGTCTCCGTCGGCTCTGGATGGACCCGCAGCGTCGCCGCTGGATAGCGTTCCTCGCGCTCGCCGGCACGTACGCGCTCGTGTCGGTGTACCGACTCTCGACGGCCGTACTGGCCGACGAGCTGACGCGGGCCTTCTCCGTGACGGGGACTCAGCTCGGCAACCTCCATGCGTCGTTCTTCTACGTCTACGCCGCGATGCAGCTCCCGACGGGCGTGCTCGCCGACAGGCTCGGCGCGCGCCGGACCGTCACGGCCGGCGCGTTGGTGATGAGCCTCGGCGGACTGGCGTTTGCTGGCGCTGAGTCTTACGCCGTCGCGTTCGTCGGCCGGGCGCTCATCGGCCTCGGCGGGAGCGTGCTGTTTATCGCCATTCTTCGGTTCTGTGCCAACTGGTTTCGTCCCTCTGAGTTCGCCCGCATGAGCGGTATTACCATCGCCGTTTCCGGCTTCGGTGGGATACTGGCGACGACGCCGCTGGCGGTCGCAGTCGCGGCCGCCGGCTGGCGGCGAACGCTGGCCGGGCTCTCGGTGCTCGGCATCGGCCTCGCCGTCGCCGCCTACATTGTCGCTCGTGACTCCCCTGTCGATGCGGGGCTGGAGCCGATGTCGGGTGTCGACACGCCCGGTGCGTCGTCGCTACGGGACGTACTCGCGAACGCCCGAACGGTTTTAGGCGAGGTTGAGACGTGGCTCTGTGGTGCGGTGCTTTTCGCCGGGACGGGTATCAACATCACTGTCGTCGGCCTGTGGGGGATTCCGTATCTGGTGCAGACGTACGGGTTTTCGGTGACGACCGCCTCGACGTACACGCTATTGGGAAGCGCGGGGCTGCTCGTGGGGCCGCCAGTCGTCGGGACCGTCTCCGACCGGCTCTCCCGACGGCGCGACACCGAGGCCGGCACCGGTGGTCGGACGCGGCTCATCGTCGTCGGGATGGCGCTGTATGCGGCCGCGTTCGCGCTGCTTGCGGTCACCGGTGCGCCGCCAACCGCAGTGGTTGCCGTGGTCTTTTTCGCCTCTGGCGGCCTCGCCGGCGCGTACGCGCTGACCTACGCGGTCGTCAAGGAGCGCCACGACGCGTCGGCTTCGGGCGTGTCGACGGGGACCATCAACATGATGGCGTTCAGCGGCGCGGCGGTGCTGCCGACGGCCATGGGGTATGCGCTCGATGCGTACTGGACCGGCGAGACAATCGGCGGGGCGCGCGTCTACACCGAGTTCGGCTATCAGGTCGCCTTCGGACTGACCGCGCTCGTGGCCTTCGGCGCGTTCCTGTCGGCTGTCTGGCTTCATTACCGCGTCTCCCGGTAG
- a CDS encoding ferredoxin, whose translation MKVRFDRETCIGMFQCVAEWDAFEEDEDEGKADLDGAEEVAPGIFEREVPEDAEFDAKFAARSCPVDAIEIYDEDGEQLV comes from the coding sequence ATGAAGGTTCGGTTCGACCGCGAGACGTGCATCGGGATGTTCCAGTGTGTCGCCGAGTGGGACGCTTTCGAGGAAGACGAAGACGAAGGCAAGGCCGACCTCGACGGTGCTGAGGAGGTAGCGCCGGGAATCTTCGAGCGCGAGGTGCCCGAAGACGCCGAGTTCGACGCGAAGTTCGCAGCCCGGAGCTGCCCGGTCGACGCCATCGAAATCTACGACGAGGACGGCGAACAGCTCGTCTAA
- a CDS encoding SDR family NAD(P)-dependent oxidoreductase: MLSPDCAGRTALVTGSARGVGRAFALALADAGADVAVHYNTSEAAAEATAEEARERDVDAVAVSADITSEEAVDGCFDTIEETLGPVDILVNNVGDFAPEHWADIDIETWRRVIETNLTGTMLCSKRALGPMRGSEWGRIVNVGYAAAERAAVAPKNFPYFVAKTGVLMFTRMLAADTTDDGITVNAVSPYVVETSDAFPETAPRGRWAAPDDLVQAMLFFVDEDSGYISGENIEVDGGWLPESV; encoded by the coding sequence ATGCTCAGTCCGGACTGTGCCGGCCGCACCGCGTTGGTCACCGGGAGCGCCCGCGGCGTCGGGCGCGCGTTCGCGCTGGCGCTTGCCGACGCCGGCGCTGACGTGGCCGTTCATTACAACACCAGCGAGGCCGCCGCCGAAGCCACCGCCGAGGAGGCCCGTGAACGGGATGTCGATGCCGTCGCTGTTTCGGCGGACATAACCAGCGAGGAGGCGGTCGACGGCTGTTTCGACACCATCGAAGAGACGCTCGGGCCGGTCGACATCCTCGTCAACAACGTCGGCGACTTCGCGCCGGAACATTGGGCGGATATCGACATCGAAACGTGGCGGCGAGTCATCGAGACGAACCTCACCGGGACGATGCTGTGTTCGAAGCGCGCGCTCGGGCCGATGCGTGGGTCGGAGTGGGGTCGCATCGTCAACGTCGGCTACGCCGCCGCCGAACGGGCGGCCGTCGCGCCGAAGAACTTCCCGTACTTCGTCGCCAAGACCGGCGTGCTCATGTTCACGCGCATGCTCGCCGCCGACACGACGGACGACGGCATCACCGTCAACGCCGTCTCGCCGTACGTCGTCGAGACGAGCGACGCCTTCCCCGAGACAGCCCCGCGCGGCCGCTGGGCGGCCCCCGATGACCTCGTGCAGGCGATGTTGTTTTTCGTCGACGAGGACTCGGGGTACATCAGCGGCGAGAACATCGAAGTCGACGGCGGCTGGTTGCCCGAATCGGTGTAG
- the mdh gene encoding malate dehydrogenase — MTKVSIIGAAGTVGAAAGYNIALRDIADELVFVDIPDQRETTIGQAADANHGIAYDSNTTVVQGEYEDTAGSDVVVITAGIPRKEGQTRIDLAGDNAPIMEDIGASLDEYNDDYVSITTSNPVDLLNRHLYEAGDRDRHKVIGFGGRLDSARFRYVLSERFDVPVQNVEATILGEHGDAQVPVFSKVRVDGADPEFDGDEKEEILGDLQESAMDVISRKGATQWGPATGVAHMVEAVLNDTGEVLPGSLVLDGEYGYEDTAFGVPVKLGANGIEEVVEWDLDDYESELMDDAAEKLSDQYDKIS; from the coding sequence ATGACTAAGGTTAGCATTATCGGCGCTGCCGGCACCGTCGGTGCCGCTGCAGGCTACAACATCGCACTCCGCGACATCGCCGACGAACTGGTCTTCGTCGACATCCCGGACCAGCGGGAGACGACTATCGGACAGGCCGCCGACGCGAACCACGGCATCGCCTACGACTCCAACACGACCGTTGTACAGGGCGAATACGAAGACACCGCAGGCTCCGATGTCGTCGTCATCACGGCCGGCATTCCGCGCAAAGAGGGCCAGACCCGCATCGACCTCGCGGGCGACAACGCGCCAATCATGGAGGATATCGGTGCCTCGCTGGACGAGTACAACGACGACTACGTCTCGATTACGACCTCGAACCCGGTCGACCTGCTCAACCGCCACCTCTACGAGGCCGGCGACCGCGACCGACACAAGGTCATCGGCTTCGGTGGCCGCCTTGATTCGGCGCGGTTCCGCTACGTTCTCTCCGAGCGGTTCGACGTTCCCGTCCAGAACGTCGAGGCGACGATTCTCGGCGAGCACGGCGACGCGCAGGTGCCGGTCTTCTCGAAGGTCCGTGTCGACGGTGCCGACCCCGAGTTCGACGGCGACGAAAAAGAAGAGATTCTCGGCGACCTGCAGGAATCCGCGATGGACGTCATCTCCCGGAAGGGCGCGACCCAGTGGGGCCCGGCGACTGGCGTCGCCCACATGGTCGAGGCCGTTCTCAACGACACCGGCGAGGTTCTGCCGGGGTCGCTCGTGCTTGACGGCGAGTACGGCTACGAAGACACCGCCTTCGGTGTCCCGGTCAAACTCGGCGCAAACGGCATCGAGGAAGTCGTCGAGTGGGACCTCGACGACTACGAGTCGGAGCTGATGGACGACGCTGCCGAGAAGCTCTCCGACCAGTACGACAAGATTTCGTAA